The Malus sylvestris chromosome 3, drMalSylv7.2, whole genome shotgun sequence genomic sequence ATCAAACAATGCAGAGTAGTGGAAGAGTGCCTCTCTGAACCGTGAGGCAAAGAAGGGTGCAGTGTATGTACCATTGACAATCCCATGAATGAAAACGTCTGGATTAATTTTCCTGATCAACTTTAGCACAATGTCTCTTGGACTGGCACTGCTCAACATCTCCGTCTCATCAGGTATATTCTTTAAACGGAACATACAATTGACGGCAGTCGGCTCATTTCTGTCAATTTTAAGATCCTCAAACTTGATTGTCTCCCATTTTTGTGCAATGACATTGCACTCGAATGGAACATTAAATCTCTCAGCATATTTTTTCAAACGGCGTGCAGTCTCCTCAACTCTTTCTGTAGGTCTAAAACCTGGTTGGGGAAGCTCAATTGCTGTGATACGAAGCTTAGGAGGCCCACCAGGTCTCTCCGAGAGATGTTGGATAAAGCAAGGCCATTGGAAACCATAAGCAATACCAAAATCAATAATGTGAAGCCTTGTTGCGTTTTCAGAGAGTTTCATAATCGTTCCGTTGGCCACGAAACTTGACGTGTGCTTGAAAGGGGATGAGGAAACAGATACCTGAAAAGCTTTTAATATTTCAGCAGCTGATGACTGCGTACTAACAAGAAAAGAGTATGACGGGGTTGTGGCGCCATCCAAGCGTGCCTCTAGGCCATCAGCAAAGTAATGAGCTAATCTCTGCTTTGCATCACCACGGGGGGAAGAGTAGTGCCTTATCTTCTGGAGTCGTTCACGTGCAGTTTGTTGGTCATAGCTTGCCACGGCTTGTGCACATTGAGTTAGCAATGTGCTCAAATCTACTATTTCTGTGTTGCTACTCTGTTTCTTTGAACGtgttgttttggacccttttgaCTGCTTGTTACCGAAATGACGCCGCCCATGACTGAGTAACACTTCATCAAACATTTCCTGCGGCTCCGAGTCATCAGCAAAAGCAACTGGCTGCTTGCTGCTCCTCCCTTCTTCTGGATAATCACCATCCTCCCTTTGATGATTCTTTTTTCCCTTCAATATATTTGTTGAGTTGTACCCATCATTCTCCGGCCTCCTCATCAGTGTGCGAATTCCCAGAGGGCACGGATCAGTGTGCGAATTCTCCAGGTCAATAGTTTCAAAACTTTCATTTGGGAGGAACTTACATGCTTCCCCTACACCTCCAAAATGCCCAAAACTTTGCATCTCAGAAAGAGGATCCGAACCCAAAAGGTTATCCGATTGAGACTCAACAAGATAAGATTGGA encodes the following:
- the LOC126616856 gene encoding scarecrow-like protein 14, yielding MDTLLERCDVSMERFNFGVYAHQNLVNGFKMDHESTYSIFPPTNVDHNSSDSSPPLNTGSDGDSIDPGDCSHPVLKYISDILLEEDLEGKPCMLQDCLALQAAEKSFFDVLNPKGPPSPNQPPLSHSLENPDDDSTPGFHSGNGTSIATKTDWGFDSSETSHFQSYLVESQSDNLLGSDPLSEMQSFGHFGGVGEACKFLPNESFETIDLENSHTDPCPLGIRTLMRRPENDGYNSTNILKGKKNHQREDGDYPEEGRSSKQPVAFADDSEPQEMFDEVLLSHGRRHFGNKQSKGSKTTRSKKQSSNTEIVDLSTLLTQCAQAVASYDQQTARERLQKIRHYSSPRGDAKQRLAHYFADGLEARLDGATTPSYSFLVSTQSSAAEILKAFQVSVSSSPFKHTSSFVANGTIMKLSENATRLHIIDFGIAYGFQWPCFIQHLSERPGGPPKLRITAIELPQPGFRPTERVEETARRLKKYAERFNVPFECNVIAQKWETIKFEDLKIDRNEPTAVNCMFRLKNIPDETEMLSSASPRDIVLKLIRKINPDVFIHGIVNGTYTAPFFASRFREALFHYSALFDIFEATVPREDEMRLLFEKAVYGRDIVNVIACEGLERVERPETYKQWQFRNVRAGFKQLPLDQELLKQARRLSKCYHDDFWIDEDGNWMLQGWKGKILLAISIWVPA